The following is a genomic window from Crocinitomicaceae bacterium.
TGATTTGAATACTGAATTGAGACATTGCTCAAGAAAGAACTCAACATTATAGTTTACTATGACAACAGATAATTTCAACGTTTATTTGACTAATTTCTGGTGATCAATGAGGGCGGTAAAAAGGCTAATACTTGTTCCGTCTAATCTTGTCCAAATAGGACGTATAACGCCATTATGTACTGAAATATTGGTGTAATCACCAAAAAAAATCTTTGAGTTAGGTTTAAAAGATGAGTTGCTGATGCGTGTATTGTGGAATGATTCACCACCATCTTCACTCCATGCCAAATATACATCAGTGAGTATGCCGTCTTGCGCACGACGATCATAAAAAACAAAATATAGAAATCCATTTGTTTGGTCAATGGTCATCCAGGTGAGGAACTGATGTTTTTCACCGGAATCATTATTTACTTTTTTTACCTCTGACCAAGTTTTTCCTGCATCAGTAGATTTTATTAACCAGATATCCGTGTTGTTTTCTCCATTTCGTTGATCTGCCCAATTGATATAGATGGTACCTCGGTGCTCAGAATTGCTAAGATCACAATTAGTAACAGGCAAACCATTGCAGCGATAAATTCCCGGAATGTCAATCACCCATCCAACAGGTTGTGTTGTGACAAATTGTTCTTTTGACAACCAAGTTTCTCCGTTGTCAGTTGAAAAATTAAACCAGATAGAATCATTGCGTGACCATGCTACATAAATTTCTCCATTCGCTCCAACGGCAGGTACTGCACCTTCAGCTGTTTTATCATTGTCAAGGCAATCTCCGGGAATAAAAGAAATTTGTTTTGGAGTACTCCAGGTAAGTCCTCCATCATTAGTTTTTGAAAACAAGATGTAGGAAAAATCTTTTGGATCACTTGAATCATACGCATCAAATTGTGTCCACGTCAAATAAATTTCATTTGTTTTTGGATTCAAAGCTGCCCATTCTTTATCATGAAATTTTCCGTTAGCCAGGGTGTGTCCTTGGTATTTGAATTTGCCTTCAAGCACGTTTGATCTTTGGCAAACCATTCCACCAACTAATGTTTGTCCTTTAATTTCTGAGAGATGAAAATAATAAAATCTGCCGAGGGTATCAATCAGCATGCAGGGGTCACCGTAAACGCCGTATTTTGATTTGATAGATTTTGAAGTCCAAGTTGCACCGGCATCTGATGAATAATAGTAATCGTTTAAAACTGATCCGGCAATTACTTCATTGGTATTACGCGGATTGATGCAAATGGATGGTTCAACTTGTGAATAATAGTATTTAGACTTTTCAGCACGAGGCAATTTAACATTTTTAAAGTCTGATTGCGCCTGTATCTGAACAGAATAAATGATGAGTGATATCCAAAAATAATATTTCATGGTTTAATAATTTTTATGCTTTTGCGCCTTGTTCTTTTTGATGTTCACAACAAGGTAAGAAGCAAAATTTATTTTTTCTGTAGTTTCAAAAACAGTTGTCTTGTAAGGTGGTGTATGAGATGAGGAGCAGCACATGAAAAAAAGTAATGTCAGAAAGGATAACCGATTCCAATATTAAACCTGAGCGCATGCGGTGCAAAGTAAGGATAATAAGATTCGTCACCGGCTTTAACTAAGTTTGGTTTATCAGGATCACTTCCATCCGTATCTCCTCCGTCAATTTTGCCATTTCCGTTGAAGTCCCAATTACTAAAGTAGGTGTCATACGGTGTTCCAAACCATTTTTCACCTGCGGGCAAGTAAGGATTGTGTAGGGCAAATGCAATATCTAAGCGTACAATAAGAAAATCAAAATCAGCGCGAATACCAATGCCGGGTCCAATAGCAACTTGTTTCCAAAAAGTGTTGAATTTAAAAATTCCCAAATCATCATCCATGGTGGTAGTGTCATCTTTAATTTTCCAGATATTTCCCATGTCAACAAACAGCGCGCCTTCTAACATATCAGTGATATAGAAACGATATTCAAGATTAATTTGCAATCTCATATCACCAATTTGCGTGGTGGTTCGGGTGGTATCTTCATAGGTGCGTATGCTTCCGGGTGCCATTGAGCGGGCCGGAAATGCGCGAATATCATTTGAACCTCCTGAATAAAAACTTTGCTCATAGGGCAGTGAGGGAGAATTACCATAAGCAAAACCAACACCTGCCAAAAATCGTGCTGCCAGTTTATGTTTTTTATTGATTTTCCACAATAATAAATATTGGTTGTCAATTCTAATAAACTGCGTGAATGGCACACCAAAAATTTGTTTTAATCCATCATCACTCAAACTATTTGAACCAATATTTGATGCACCCAATAATCCGCCTGACTGAATAGCATTAAACGTGTTTATGCGAATGAATTTATTATCTTGATTGGGTTTTTGACTATCTTTTTTATATGATATACCATTGTAAAGAGTAAAGTGATCAGCATACGAATTCAACAGAAAAGGGTCATTCAACTCAGCAAGTTTCAGTTTGAATTCATCTGTTTTTTCAAGACGCACAAAATCAAAATTAATCCAGCGAATAGCATATTCATCTTTCTTTCCTTCATCACCACTCACTTTGAAATTCCACTCATAAGAAAAGTGCGCCAAACGCCGCTTGAACTCAGTTCTTTTTTCAAAATTTACTGTCAAATCAAATTTGGTAGTTGGAAAAGCGCGTTTGGATGAGTTTTGGTAAAACTTTTTTGTCATAGGCACCAATTTTGGGAATGACAACTGAATGCTTGGACCCCACTGGAAGGTGTTTAGCGAAAAAGATTTTTCTTCAACTCCATCACGAGAGACAATGAGAGGTTGTGCTTCAAAACCACCAATAAATGACACCTTGAGTTTTTGTGCACCGCGGAACAAGTTTTTATGATTGTAACTCACTTGTCCCATAATACCTACAATGCTGTTTGAGTTTACCACTTTGGGTTCAAGCACAAAAGTTTGTCGTTTAGCTGGAGTGAGGTGATACGTAACATTGACACCTCTGCCAAGCGGATCTTTTGGATCAACCTCAACAATTGGAGTGATAGTACTAAAGACATCTAGTTGCAACAATGCCCGGTATGATCGTTCCAAATACTCTTCCTTTGCAAAATGGGGAATGTAAAGGAAGTTGTTTTTGTCTATCAAATCAGGTTCTAGAAAGGGCACGTCATTATAAATGAATACGCCTTTATTAATTATTTTTGGATCACCTTTTCTAAAATGAATTGTGTCAATGTTGACAAATGTGTCAAGCAGCACGTATTGATTATCTATTACGTAATTAAGATTGTATTGATCACAACGTTTTTTAAAGAAATCAAAACCATATTTAAAAGATAAGGTATCAGGATTGTGCAGATAAAAAGTAACATTTCGCACGGTATATGCACCATATTCAATTGGTACCAATGAATCAGGGTAATAAGGGTGTTCAACAAGTTTAGGCGCAATATGCATCACCACTCTTGCGCTATGCCCTCCACCCAAGGTATCAACTTCGTATGTGATATAACTTTTATTAAATCCAAAAAATGCACCTTGATCACGGCCGTAGCGCGAAAAATTATCACGTTCCAAATCAAGCACATCTTCATCTATCAATGCACCAATTTCAATTACTGATTTGTCTGCTTCGCAAAATTTTCTGTATTCACCAATCACATTTCCATCAGCCATTGGATCTATGTAAAAAGTATCAATGCGATATGGTTCACCCAGGTAAACGGTGTATTCAACAAAGGCTTTGCGTTTTTTCTCTTTGAAGGTCACGGTATCAGTAACGGTAGCATCAAAATAACCACGCTTGTGAACGTAGATTTCTAATTGTTTAGTAGATTTTGAAACTAGGGCTGAATCATACATAACAGGGTTTTGTCCCATGTGCACCAGCACCCAGTCTCTCCAACCATTTTTTTGTTCCTTTAATTCAATTTCTTTTTGTCGGTAATATTCTTTTCCTTTTTTACGCGCTTTTGCAATTCTTCGGTCGTTAATTTTTTTCTCTTTCTCTATGCGGTGATCATTTTTTTTCTGGGTCTTATGTTTTTTGTTAGCAAGTTGCTCTGTATATTTCGCCGTGTCAATTCGGTTATAGATAAAGAGTTTAAATTTTTTATTGGGAACCGGTTTTACCAAATCATACATTTCAGATGCATATATTCCCTCTTGCTCATCAGACTTCACGGTATCACCATCAGGAGAAATGGTCACAAAGTTGATTTCATTTTTTTTATGCAGGTAGTCACCTTCGCCAACATATTTTGCCTGTCTGCACCCAATGATGAACAGGGTACCGATTATAAAGGGCAGATATTTTAGTTTTTGTTGAAGCATCATTTCTGTATCTTTACAAAAATAATTGAATCCGCAGGATGGCGCTATCACGGAACGAAATAAAATTAATCAGGTCGTTACAGGAGAAGAAAGGAAGGGAGGCTTCAAGACTCTTTCTTGTTGAAGGGGTGAAAATGGTAGAGGAGCTGTTTTGTCAGTCAAAATACCGCATAGAGTCTGTGTTTTATACGGTTGATTATCAAGGCAAGATACCTCATGATGTGCATGCGTATGCAGTTTCTGAAACTGAATTGGAGAGAATATCAGGTCTGATTTCACCGAATAAAATTCTGGCTCTTGTAAAATATCCGCCAAGATTCATCCCTGACTGGAAAAATGAGCAACTCGTTCTTGTGCTGGATGAGGTTCGTGATCCCGGTAATCTGGGTACCATCTTGCGCACTGCTGATTGGTTTGGTGTAAAAACTGTGATTGCTTCTGAAACCAGTGTTGATCTTTACAATCCAAAAGTTATTCAGGCCAGTATGGGTGCGGTATTCCGCATCAATTATTTGCAAGATAACTTGATCAATGTCATGTCAGAATTGCAAGAACATTCTTTTAAAATTTATGGGGCAGATCTAAAGGGCAAAGATTTGTATCAGGTTGAATTAGCAGCTCATTCAGCTATTGTAATGGGCAGTGAATCACATGGGCTTACACCGGGTGTTAAGCAAATGTTGAGTGAAATTGTTACCATTCCACGTTTTGGAAAGACAGAATCATTGAATGTTGCAATGGCCGCCGGTATCATTCTTTCTCATTTCCGCAGCAAGGTGATTTGATCAACAGGTATTGACCTCATTGATTTTATTGCTGCAAAACCCATCCTTTGATAGCTAGGTCATGATAGATTGAGCTAATGGCATTTTCGGCATCTGTTCTATTTTCAAAACATGCGGCTGATACATAAGTCATCCCTTTTGAGTTAGGAATTAATTTTGCCTGATATCCTTTGCCGGTAATTTCAGCTTGGTAATTTACAGCATTCTCATAAATTGAAAAACTGCCAACAATGACATGATAATTACAGTTAACATCTGATTTTACACTTGGTGAAGATGGGGTTGAAGTAACCGTTTTTTTCTTCTCAATTTTTGAGACATCCAGTTTTGAAAGAGAATTAATATTGCCCTTAGCAACCGGAGCTGAGACAGGCTCATCTTCTAAAGTTTTAGTAACCATGTCAGCTTCATCATCTAACGTTATATCATTGTCATTAGCTTTTTGATCAGAAGAATTTTTAGGGAGACTTACAGGTTGAAATAGAGACAGAAACAAATCAAGCTCTTGTTCAAAAATGAAATCTTCATGTGCATTTTCTTGCGCCAATTTAAAATCTTTAAATATTTCAATTTTACCTTCATAACACGCTACCCAAATTTCTGAATCTTCCCAGTTGGCGGTGATACCTATTGGGTGATGTCCTGTGTTGACGACTTCAACAACTTGCATACTGTCAGTTCTTATTTTACTAAATGTGTTAGCAAAATAATTGACTACGTACAAATATTTTTGATCAGGAGACAAGATCATACTGCGCGGCCCGGCATTGGTACTGCAATATTGATGTGTACTATCAGCTATACAATATTTCAATAAGGAATTGCCTGAATTAAGCGAAATATAAAGCAAGCTGTCATTGGAAGAAAGCACAACATGCCGTGGTGATTTGCCTACATTAGAGATGTATGTTTTTTCATACGACGCTAAATTGATACGGGCAATTTTGGTTGAACCCATTACCGTGATATATGCCCATTTTGAGTCTGATGAAATGGCAACACCCCTAGGATGCGCGCCAACATCAACTTTTTTAATTTCTTTTTCAGTTGCCAAATCAACAATGGAAACATCACCGCTACTCCAGTTTGAAACCACCATTTTTTTTTCATCGGGCGTAATAGCAAGATATTTTGGAACGGCACCTACTTTAATTACTTTTTCAATTTGAAATGTTTGGGTATTTATTTTGTAGATGAATCCCGGGTCATATCCTTTTCCATTGCAAGCGTCACATCCGGGATTATTGAATCCGTCACCACTCATGGTATAGTTTGATACCCACAAGTAATTTCCATTATGAGAAAAACTAGCCTCAACGGGTCCACCCAAATATGAATCTCCCTTGTAATCACTGAAACCGTGTGCTTTCAAATCAATCTCATCAGAAATTTTTGCTATCAGTTCTCCGTTTTTGTTGTAAAGAGTTACTGTGTGCCGGTACATCATGTTTTGCGCGGCGAATAGACCTGTACCGCTTGCAACTACTGATTTTGGAGAGATTCCGTCACCCAATTCCATTTTCTTATAAATATACTTTTTGCCCTGCGCAAAAGTGAAAGGTGATAGTAGAATGAAAAAAAAGTAGAAAATAATTATCCAAGCACGGTTTGGATCTGTTGCAGATCTTGTGCTTTCTGATTTTCTCCAACCCTGCTGTAGGCGTATGAGAGATTGCTCAGCATGCGTCTGAGTATTTCGGTATTTGAACATGGTTCAAAATAATCGCGCTCAAAGGGTAGATTCAGACTTCGTAAATAATTCTCAATCTCATTGTGATCAAAAATTCTTCCACGGCTGAATGGATTGATATAAAACAATACATTTCGGTCGTCATCAAACCCTAACATTTTTAATGTCTTGAGTTCGTCTACGAAACCAAGCACAAAATGGTTAGGTAAATTTACACCATAAATTGGTATTTGCAGTCTTTGAGCAATGACAGAGTAAAGGATTGACAGGCTTAAAGGATTCCCTTTCTTTGATTCAATTACCGTATTGATGTACGAATTTTGCGGTGCATAGAAATTGTTTTTACTTGACTCAAAGCCACAAATGTCAAATAAAACGTGATTAAAAATTTTGACAATTTCAAAAGCAGTATTATTCTCATTGATTTCAAGCCAAACCTTTTGTTTTATTTTTTCCAGCTCATCTTCAATTTTCTTTTCATTTAAATCTGGAAAATGGAATTTGCTCAAAATCATAGAACCTCTGAACAGATCGCGGTTAGACGAGTCTCTCCATTTTTTGAGCTCTGTTTTTATTTCATTCAATCTTATTTCATGTATGATTCCATTCAACCTATCCTGATATTCTTGTTGGGTAATGGTTTGGTGCCAGGTTTCTTCTAGGGCTGATACAGCGTTTTTACCATAGCCAACCAATTTGTCTCTGACATGGTCATAAACTAAAGGGTCAGGGTCTTCAACCAGTTTGATTAAAGCAGCTAACTCTCGCGGATTATTTGGTACCAGTGTAGTTCTCACCTAACAAAGGTATGAAGCCTTATCGCCGGCTGCGGTTGACGGCCTTAAATGTTTTTAACCCGCTAATGTCAATTGATTTATTTTGATCATCACCTGTAAACCACTGAATTCAACGGATTGAGCAGGTTATTAACAAAGATTTTTAATTAAACCGTTAATTTAATTAGTACATCTTCAATCAAACTGATCATTTTGGTTTTGTAGTCAGGTTCAAATTGATTTGTATATCTGTTGGCAACAACCAGACACACCGTGGTAGCTTGGTGTCCCAGCGCTTTAGATAATGCAAAAAGGGCAGATGATTCCATTTCAAAATTGGCTACCGGCATCTGATTCCATGTAAATTTTCTGATGGTGTCCCTGAAATCAGGTATGCTCAGTGGTACACGCAATTGTCTTCCCTGTGGTCCGTAAAAACCGTTAGCTGTTATGGTGATGCCTGAATGAAAACCTGAACTCAGTTTATTGAATAGTGACTCATCACTGCTTGTAAAATAAGGAGTGTTGAGGTGTGTTGGCCATTGCGTTTGTTGAATAAAGGCGTTTGAAGCTGCACACTCATCCGGTGAAAAAGGAATTTGGTAGAAGCCTGCTACGCCATCTAACCCAATTGCATAACGTGAAACAATGCTTTCTCCCGGAGCTATGCTTTCTTGCAATGATCCGCAGGTTCCAATTCTTACGAGCTTTAATGATTTAAGCGCCGGTAATAAAGTTCTGGTTGAAAGTTCAATGTTTACTAAAGCATCTAGTTCATTAAGCACTATGTCTATATTGTCGGTTCCTATTCCGGTTGATAAGGCGGTGATTTCTTTACCTCTGCAGGTACCCGTTACAGTATAAAATTCGCGGTGTTGATGTTCAAAACGTATTGTATCAAAGAATTTTTTGATCAATTCCACTCTGCCTTGATCACCCACAAGCAAAATCGTATCGGCAATGTCTGCCTGATTAATGCCAAGATGATACACGTTTCCATTTGAATCTAAGGTTAGTTCTGATGCTTTAAATGTTGACATAATTTTAACTATACATTACACGCACTGCGCAATTTGAAGCATTATCACTGAGTAGCCTGATCAAGTCGTCAACCCATGTTTTGTTAGCTAAATAATAGGGAAGAAAATTGACTTTTCGTTCAGCAAATGAACCATCAGGAAAAAGTTGACCTCTCAATTTTTTTATGCGGTTGAGCGTAGTTTCGTCTTTTTGCTTTTGGGATCTGATCAGTTTTTCTTCAATTTTTTTTAGTGATGCAGACATTTTTACAAATTCTGCTTCTGTTAGGTTTGCTAATCCGCTGTCAGTATGTTGTACTAAAGCTGATATTTTTTCTTTGATGGTTTGCAAGTCTGTTTGTGCTTGTGTAATTTCATTTTCAATACCTGAATTTTCTCTCACAAATTGTTTCATCAGATAATCTGCTTCTTTTTGCAGATCAGTAATATCAAGAGATAGTGTTTCTAAATCTTCTCTTTGTTTTTGATTAATCAAGACAATTGAATCACGCACGCGCAATACCGGAAAACTCACGTTGAGCGAATCAAATAAATGACGTAATTGCATCCAGTATGAAATTTCACCGGCACCACCAACATATACCAAATTGGGCAAAACTAGTTCCTGATAAACAGGTCGCAATAAGGCATTGGGTGATATTCTTTCAGGATACTCTGTTATAATTTTTAATAGTTCATCCGTAGTGAATGATAGATTTCCTGCAGTAAATGTTGTACCATCAGTTATAATTCTGTGTCTGATGTTAAGTTCATCAAGATAAAACAAGTTGCACTCTCTGACATGGGCTTGTTGATGATAGCCATGTTTTTGGAGTCGGGCGTTGGTTTCAGTAACCGTTTTATGTACAATTTGAGATGTTATTTCTTTTTTATAAACCTGAACCATTAGTTTTTTTAATTCTCTTTCATTGCCATCCAGAATAATCAAACCATGATTACCAAATAAGTCATTATACAAATGCCGAGTAGCCTCAGCTAAATTTTTTTCTTGCAGATAATAGTTGCGAAATTTCTGAATGATTTCTTTTTCAAAATTTTC
Proteins encoded in this region:
- a CDS encoding exo-alpha-sialidase, which produces MKYYFWISLIIYSVQIQAQSDFKNVKLPRAEKSKYYYSQVEPSICINPRNTNEVIAGSVLNDYYYSSDAGATWTSKSIKSKYGVYGDPCMLIDTLGRFYYFHLSEIKGQTLVGGMVCQRSNVLEGKFKYQGHTLANGKFHDKEWAALNPKTNEIYLTWTQFDAYDSSDPKDFSYILFSKTNDGGLTWSTPKQISFIPGDCLDNDKTAEGAVPAVGANGEIYVAWSRNDSIWFNFSTDNGETWLSKEQFVTTQPVGWVIDIPGIYRCNGLPVTNCDLSNSEHRGTIYINWADQRNGENNTDIWLIKSTDAGKTWSEVKKVNNDSGEKHQFLTWMTIDQTNGFLYFVFYDRRAQDGILTDVYLAWSEDGGESFHNTRISNSSFKPNSKIFFGDYTNISVHNGVIRPIWTRLDGTSISLFTALIDHQKLVK
- a CDS encoding BamA/TamA family outer membrane protein, with protein sequence MMLQQKLKYLPFIIGTLFIIGCRQAKYVGEGDYLHKKNEINFVTISPDGDTVKSDEQEGIYASEMYDLVKPVPNKKFKLFIYNRIDTAKYTEQLANKKHKTQKKNDHRIEKEKKINDRRIAKARKKGKEYYRQKEIELKEQKNGWRDWVLVHMGQNPVMYDSALVSKSTKQLEIYVHKRGYFDATVTDTVTFKEKKRKAFVEYTVYLGEPYRIDTFYIDPMADGNVIGEYRKFCEADKSVIEIGALIDEDVLDLERDNFSRYGRDQGAFFGFNKSYITYEVDTLGGGHSARVVMHIAPKLVEHPYYPDSLVPIEYGAYTVRNVTFYLHNPDTLSFKYGFDFFKKRCDQYNLNYVIDNQYVLLDTFVNIDTIHFRKGDPKIINKGVFIYNDVPFLEPDLIDKNNFLYIPHFAKEEYLERSYRALLQLDVFSTITPIVEVDPKDPLGRGVNVTYHLTPAKRQTFVLEPKVVNSNSIVGIMGQVSYNHKNLFRGAQKLKVSFIGGFEAQPLIVSRDGVEEKSFSLNTFQWGPSIQLSFPKLVPMTKKFYQNSSKRAFPTTKFDLTVNFEKRTEFKRRLAHFSYEWNFKVSGDEGKKDEYAIRWINFDFVRLEKTDEFKLKLAELNDPFLLNSYADHFTLYNGISYKKDSQKPNQDNKFIRINTFNAIQSGGLLGASNIGSNSLSDDGLKQIFGVPFTQFIRIDNQYLLLWKINKKHKLAARFLAGVGFAYGNSPSLPYEQSFYSGGSNDIRAFPARSMAPGSIRTYEDTTRTTTQIGDMRLQINLEYRFYITDMLEGALFVDMGNIWKIKDDTTTMDDDLGIFKFNTFWKQVAIGPGIGIRADFDFLIVRLDIAFALHNPYLPAGEKWFGTPYDTYFSNWDFNGNGKIDGGDTDGSDPDKPNLVKAGDESYYPYFAPHALRFNIGIGYPF
- a CDS encoding RNA methyltransferase — protein: MFYTVDYQGKIPHDVHAYAVSETELERISGLISPNKILALVKYPPRFIPDWKNEQLVLVLDEVRDPGNLGTILRTADWFGVKTVIASETSVDLYNPKVIQASMGAVFRINYLQDNLINVMSELQEHSFKIYGADLKGKDLYQVELAAHSAIVMGSESHGLTPGVKQMLSEIVTIPRFGKTESLNVAMAAGIILSHFRSKVI
- a CDS encoding SPOR domain-containing protein, which produces MFKYRNTQTHAEQSLIRLQQGWRKSESTRSATDPNRAWIIIFYFFFILLSPFTFAQGKKYIYKKMELGDGISPKSVVASGTGLFAAQNMMYRHTVTLYNKNGELIAKISDEIDLKAHGFSDYKGDSYLGGPVEASFSHNGNYLWVSNYTMSGDGFNNPGCDACNGKGYDPGFIYKINTQTFQIEKVIKVGAVPKYLAITPDEKKMVVSNWSSGDVSIVDLATEKEIKKVDVGAHPRGVAISSDSKWAYITVMGSTKIARINLASYEKTYISNVGKSPRHVVLSSNDSLLYISLNSGNSLLKYCIADSTHQYCSTNAGPRSMILSPDQKYLYVVNYFANTFSKIRTDSMQVVEVVNTGHHPIGITANWEDSEIWVACYEGKIEIFKDFKLAQENAHEDFIFEQELDLFLSLFQPVSLPKNSSDQKANDNDITLDDEADMVTKTLEDEPVSAPVAKGNINSLSKLDVSKIEKKKTVTSTPSSPSVKSDVNCNYHVIVGSFSIYENAVNYQAEITGKGYQAKLIPNSKGMTYVSAACFENRTDAENAISSIYHDLAIKGWVLQQ
- a CDS encoding transglutaminase family protein encodes the protein MRTTLVPNNPRELAALIKLVEDPDPLVYDHVRDKLVGYGKNAVSALEETWHQTITQQEYQDRLNGIIHEIRLNEIKTELKKWRDSSNRDLFRGSMILSKFHFPDLNEKKIEDELEKIKQKVWLEINENNTAFEIVKIFNHVLFDICGFESSKNNFYAPQNSYINTVIESKKGNPLSLSILYSVIAQRLQIPIYGVNLPNHFVLGFVDELKTLKMLGFDDDRNVLFYINPFSRGRIFDHNEIENYLRSLNLPFERDYFEPCSNTEILRRMLSNLSYAYSRVGENQKAQDLQQIQTVLG
- a CDS encoding nucleoside phosphorylase → MSTFKASELTLDSNGNVYHLGINQADIADTILLVGDQGRVELIKKFFDTIRFEHQHREFYTVTGTCRGKEITALSTGIGTDNIDIVLNELDALVNIELSTRTLLPALKSLKLVRIGTCGSLQESIAPGESIVSRYAIGLDGVAGFYQIPFSPDECAASNAFIQQTQWPTHLNTPYFTSSDESLFNKLSSGFHSGITITANGFYGPQGRQLRVPLSIPDFRDTIRKFTWNQMPVANFEMESSALFALSKALGHQATTVCLVVANRYTNQFEPDYKTKMISLIEDVLIKLTV
- the bshC gene encoding bacillithiol biosynthesis cysteine-adding enzyme BshC, which produces MLKNSYPFSQFRSIPDLIKDYVGENDRVTEFCKQFYSDEAILNKLNKKEEFAVDRNLLYDILAKQNAQISLSESSKKNILSLKNQNTFCITTGHQLNLLGGPLYSIIKIAQAIALTAHLGKKFSQHQFVPVFWMASEDHDFEEINHLNLFGKNIEWVKPVRESLIAGKFETASLSGVFDEIENLFRENFEKEIIQKFRNYYLQEKNLAEATRHLYNDLFGNHGLIILDGNERELKKLMVQVYKKEITSQIVHKTVTETNARLQKHGYHQQAHVRECNLFYLDELNIRHRIITDGTTFTAGNLSFTTDELLKIITEYPERISPNALLRPVYQELVLPNLVYVGGAGEISYWMQLRHLFDSLNVSFPVLRVRDSIVLINQKQREDLETLSLDITDLQKEADYLMKQFVRENSGIENEITQAQTDLQTIKEKISALVQHTDSGLANLTEAEFVKMSASLKKIEEKLIRSQKQKDETTLNRIKKLRGQLFPDGSFAERKVNFLPYYLANKTWVDDLIRLLSDNASNCAVRVMYS